The following are encoded together in the Bacillus cereus group sp. RP43 genome:
- a CDS encoding AMP-binding protein has protein sequence MKQAVWFPTEEYKEKTRLFGWMKSLGYEDYEAFYNKSIEETAWFWGEAERAVGYQWMKPYTEVLDLENGTPFAQWYTEGTCNVVESALSRWLADDKTKTQAALMYEGENGTSKSFTYEELDSWVSRVANGLKHAGIEKGDRVTIYMPMIPETVVAMLAVMKIGAIISPIFSGFAADAVMTRVQAAGSKMVITADGFSRRGKIVSLKDEVDKACEHCPTVEKVVIVRHAGNDFTPHNYDFSWSTLEKEKPFIHAEEMNSDDPLMLIYTSGTTGKPKGTVHTHAGFPLKSAFDAGFGMNIKQGDRVLWVTDMGWMMGPFLLFGSLINGATMVMYEGVPDFPEADRLWETVDKYEITHLGISPTLIRALMAKGDEYVNKHSLKSLEVFASTGEPWNPDPWMWLFNTVGKGKVPICNYSGGTEISGGIFGNVLIKPIAPISFNASLPGMAAVVLDDRGKPIRDEVGELCLEKPWVGMTKSFWEDDERYVNTYWSRFENKWIHGDWVIYDGEQYIITGRSDDTLNIAGKRIGPAEYESILVKHNNVIEAAAIGVPDDVKGEVCHCFVVLRDGVVFSGELKKELMSLVNSHIGKALCPKDIHVVEDLPKTRNSKVMRRVIKAAYLGKELGDLSSLVNPEVVPFIQGLQSSKL, from the coding sequence ATGAAACAAGCAGTTTGGTTTCCAACAGAAGAATATAAAGAAAAAACGCGTTTATTTGGTTGGATGAAATCATTAGGCTATGAAGATTACGAAGCTTTTTATAATAAGTCAATTGAAGAAACAGCTTGGTTTTGGGGAGAAGCTGAGAGAGCAGTTGGCTATCAGTGGATGAAACCATATACAGAAGTGTTAGATTTAGAAAATGGTACACCGTTTGCACAGTGGTATACTGAGGGAACTTGTAACGTTGTAGAATCTGCTTTATCTCGTTGGCTTGCAGATGATAAAACGAAAACACAAGCAGCACTTATGTATGAAGGGGAAAACGGAACTTCGAAATCATTTACATATGAAGAGCTTGATAGCTGGGTAAGCCGTGTTGCCAACGGTTTGAAACATGCTGGTATTGAAAAAGGTGATCGTGTAACAATTTACATGCCAATGATTCCTGAAACAGTTGTTGCTATGTTAGCGGTAATGAAAATTGGAGCGATTATTTCACCAATATTCTCAGGTTTTGCTGCTGATGCAGTAATGACACGTGTACAAGCAGCTGGTTCAAAAATGGTTATTACCGCAGATGGCTTTTCACGCCGTGGGAAAATTGTTTCATTAAAAGATGAAGTAGATAAAGCTTGTGAACATTGTCCAACTGTTGAAAAGGTGGTAATTGTTCGTCATGCAGGAAATGATTTTACACCGCATAATTATGATTTTTCATGGAGTACGTTAGAAAAAGAAAAACCATTTATACATGCTGAAGAAATGAACAGTGATGATCCATTAATGCTTATATATACATCTGGAACGACTGGTAAGCCGAAGGGGACAGTACACACACATGCTGGTTTCCCGCTAAAATCTGCATTTGATGCAGGATTTGGAATGAATATAAAACAAGGCGACCGCGTATTATGGGTAACTGATATGGGCTGGATGATGGGACCATTTTTACTATTCGGCTCTTTAATTAATGGCGCAACAATGGTTATGTACGAAGGTGTTCCAGACTTCCCAGAAGCAGATCGCTTATGGGAGACAGTTGATAAATATGAAATTACTCATCTCGGTATTTCGCCAACGTTAATCCGTGCATTAATGGCAAAAGGTGATGAGTATGTGAATAAACATTCTTTAAAGAGTTTAGAAGTATTCGCATCAACAGGAGAACCTTGGAATCCAGATCCATGGATGTGGTTATTTAATACAGTCGGTAAAGGTAAAGTACCAATTTGTAACTATTCAGGAGGAACTGAAATTTCTGGTGGGATTTTCGGAAACGTTCTTATTAAACCAATTGCACCGATTAGTTTTAACGCATCTTTACCAGGAATGGCAGCGGTTGTACTTGATGATCGAGGTAAACCGATTCGTGATGAAGTCGGAGAATTATGTTTAGAAAAACCGTGGGTAGGTATGACGAAAAGTTTCTGGGAAGACGATGAGCGTTATGTAAACACATACTGGTCACGTTTTGAAAATAAGTGGATTCATGGTGATTGGGTTATTTATGACGGTGAGCAATATATTATTACGGGGCGTTCAGATGATACGTTAAACATTGCTGGAAAACGTATTGGGCCTGCTGAATATGAATCTATTCTTGTGAAACATAATAATGTAATAGAAGCAGCTGCAATTGGTGTACCTGACGATGTAAAAGGTGAAGTTTGTCATTGTTTTGTTGTATTACGAGACGGTGTAGTATTCTCTGGAGAGTTAAAGAAAGAATTAATGAGTTTAGTAAACTCACATATTGGAAAAGCATTATGTCCAAAAGATATTCATGTTGTAGAAGATTTACCGAAAACACGTAATTCTAAAGTAATGCGACGCGTCATTAAAGCTGCTTACTTAGGAAAAGAATTAGGAGATTTATCATCACTTGTAAATCCTGAAGTAGTACCCTTTATTCAAGGACTACAGTCTAGCAAACTATAA
- a CDS encoding acyl-CoA carboxylase subunit beta: MLDQKQQSNLFEERVETIKQGGAPKYHEQNKAKGKLFVRDRLALLFDNGEYVEDALFANCEQTGLPADGVVTATGKIHGRTACVMANDSTVKAGSWGARTVEKILRIQETAEKLRVPLFYLVDSAGARITDQVEMFPGRRGAGRIFYNQVKLSGKVPQICLLFGPSAAGGAYIPAFCDVVMMVEGNASMYLGSPRMAEMVIGEKVTLEEMGGARMHCSVSGCGDVLCKTEEDAITQARQYISYFPSNYLEKTPLITPQEPKQFDKTLEEIIPENQNAPFNMKDLINRIIDEGSFFEVKKLFAQELITGLARIDGKPIGIIANQPRMKGGVLFHDSADKAAKFINLCDAYHIPLLFLADVPGFMIGTKVERAGIIRHGAKMISAMSEATVPKISIVVRKAYGAGLYAMAGPAFEPDCCLALPTASIAVMGPEAAVNAVYANKIAALPEEERASFIAEKREEYKKDIDIYRLASEMVIDGIVHPNNLREELKGRFEMYMSKYQVFTDRKHPVYPV, translated from the coding sequence ATGTTAGATCAAAAACAACAATCTAATTTATTTGAAGAACGAGTTGAAACAATTAAGCAAGGCGGGGCACCGAAATATCATGAACAAAACAAAGCAAAAGGGAAACTTTTTGTTCGAGATCGTTTGGCTCTTTTATTCGATAATGGTGAATATGTGGAAGATGCATTATTTGCAAATTGTGAACAAACTGGATTACCAGCTGATGGTGTTGTAACTGCGACTGGTAAAATACATGGTCGTACTGCGTGCGTAATGGCAAATGATTCGACTGTAAAGGCTGGATCATGGGGAGCACGTACAGTTGAAAAAATTCTACGTATTCAAGAAACAGCAGAAAAATTACGTGTACCGTTATTTTATTTAGTTGATTCTGCTGGAGCGCGTATTACAGATCAAGTTGAAATGTTCCCTGGACGCCGCGGTGCAGGAAGAATCTTTTATAACCAAGTGAAATTATCTGGTAAAGTGCCACAAATTTGTTTATTATTTGGACCTTCAGCGGCTGGTGGTGCGTATATTCCAGCATTTTGTGACGTTGTTATGATGGTTGAAGGAAATGCTTCAATGTATTTAGGGTCTCCGCGTATGGCTGAAATGGTTATCGGTGAGAAGGTAACTTTAGAAGAAATGGGCGGAGCACGTATGCATTGCTCAGTATCAGGATGCGGAGATGTTTTATGTAAAACAGAAGAAGATGCAATTACGCAAGCAAGACAATATATTTCTTACTTTCCAAGTAACTATTTAGAAAAGACTCCCTTGATTACACCTCAAGAACCGAAACAGTTCGATAAAACGTTAGAAGAAATCATTCCAGAAAATCAAAATGCTCCTTTCAATATGAAAGATCTCATTAATAGAATTATTGATGAAGGTTCTTTCTTTGAAGTGAAAAAATTATTTGCTCAAGAACTAATTACAGGTTTAGCACGCATTGATGGTAAGCCAATTGGCATTATTGCAAATCAGCCGCGTATGAAGGGCGGCGTATTATTCCATGATTCAGCTGATAAAGCAGCGAAGTTTATAAATTTATGCGATGCATACCATATTCCATTATTATTCCTTGCAGATGTACCTGGATTTATGATTGGTACAAAAGTAGAGCGTGCCGGAATTATTCGTCACGGTGCAAAAATGATCTCTGCAATGAGTGAAGCAACTGTACCGAAAATTTCTATCGTCGTTCGAAAAGCATATGGAGCTGGCTTATATGCAATGGCAGGTCCAGCGTTTGAACCAGACTGCTGCTTAGCATTACCAACAGCTTCTATTGCAGTAATGGGTCCAGAAGCAGCGGTTAATGCGGTATATGCAAATAAGATTGCAGCTTTACCAGAAGAAGAGCGTGCAAGTTTTATTGCTGAAAAACGAGAAGAGTATAAGAAAGATATTGATATTTACCGTTTAGCATCTGAGATGGTGATTGATGGTATTGTTCATCCAAACAATTTACGTGAAGAGTTAAAAGGACGATTCGAAATGTATATGAGTAAATATCAAGTATTCACGGATCGTAAACATCCTGTATATCCAGTTTAA
- a CDS encoding enoyl-CoA hydratase, translating into MLQLQNISVDYVTPYVVKISLNRERQANSLSLALLEELQTILTQINEESNTRVVILTGAGEKAFCAGADLKERANMNEEQVRHAVGMIRSTMEMVEQLPQPVIAAINGIALGGGTELSLACDFRIASDIASLGLTETSLAIIPGAGGTQRLPRLIGVGRAKELIYTGRRISAQEAKEYGLVEFVVPADLLEEKAIEIADRIANNGPIAVRLAKEAISNGIQVDLHTGLQMEKQAYEGVIHTKDRLEGLQAFKEKRKPMYKGE; encoded by the coding sequence ATGCTACAATTACAAAATATTTCCGTTGACTATGTAACACCTTACGTTGTAAAGATTTCGTTAAATCGTGAAAGACAAGCTAACTCATTATCTTTGGCATTATTAGAAGAATTACAAACTATATTAACTCAAATAAACGAAGAATCAAATACGCGCGTTGTTATTTTAACAGGGGCTGGCGAAAAAGCGTTTTGCGCTGGTGCTGATTTAAAAGAGCGTGCCAACATGAATGAAGAACAAGTTCGCCATGCTGTGGGTATGATTCGTTCTACTATGGAGATGGTTGAACAATTGCCACAACCAGTTATTGCTGCTATTAACGGAATCGCACTTGGTGGAGGTACTGAATTAAGCTTAGCTTGTGATTTTAGAATTGCTTCTGACATTGCAAGTCTAGGTCTCACTGAAACTTCCCTTGCAATTATACCTGGGGCGGGTGGTACTCAGCGCTTACCTAGATTAATTGGAGTTGGTAGAGCGAAAGAATTAATTTATACAGGAAGACGTATTTCGGCGCAAGAAGCGAAAGAGTATGGTTTAGTAGAGTTCGTAGTACCAGCTGATTTACTAGAAGAGAAAGCAATTGAAATTGCAGATCGAATTGCTAATAATGGTCCAATTGCCGTTCGATTAGCAAAAGAAGCAATTTCAAATGGTATTCAAGTAGATTTACATACCGGCTTACAAATGGAAAAACAGGCGTATGAGGGCGTAATCCATACGAAAGATAGATTAGAAGGATTACAGGCATTCAAGGAAAAACGCAAACCAATGTATAAGGGGGAGTAA
- the mvaB gene encoding hydroxymethylglutaryl-CoA lyase, producing MKLPNFAVIKEVGPRDGLQNEKKIVGTKDKVKWIQLLTEAGLSYVEVSSFVHPKWVPALADASDVFSELKRDPNVTYAALVPNQNGLERAFLQNVDEVNVFLSASESHNKSNINKSIKEALTVIEDITKQAIFEGKKVRGYVSTVFGCPYEGDISATAVDEICNQLFSYGIYEVSLGDTIGVANPLQVEQVLEHLLKKYDASQFAMHFHNTYGMALANVVKSLEHGITTFDSSCGGLGGCPYAPGASGNVATDDLVHMLHRLGVQTNIDEEKLLRASQFIQSKLNIQLPSHVYRALQHKTISR from the coding sequence TTGAAACTACCTAATTTTGCTGTCATTAAAGAAGTCGGGCCACGTGATGGCTTACAGAATGAAAAAAAGATTGTTGGCACAAAAGATAAAGTAAAGTGGATTCAACTACTTACAGAAGCGGGATTGTCGTACGTTGAAGTTTCCTCATTCGTTCACCCTAAGTGGGTTCCTGCATTAGCAGATGCAAGTGATGTATTTTCTGAGCTAAAAAGGGATCCAAATGTTACATATGCTGCGCTTGTTCCAAATCAAAATGGTTTGGAACGAGCTTTTTTGCAAAATGTAGATGAGGTGAATGTTTTTTTATCAGCGAGTGAATCTCATAATAAAAGTAATATTAATAAATCAATTAAAGAAGCATTAACTGTCATTGAAGATATAACAAAACAGGCAATATTCGAAGGGAAAAAGGTTAGGGGTTATGTTTCTACTGTATTTGGATGTCCGTATGAGGGAGATATAAGTGCCACAGCAGTTGATGAAATATGTAATCAACTATTTTCATACGGCATTTATGAAGTTTCTCTCGGTGACACGATTGGTGTAGCGAATCCATTACAAGTAGAACAAGTATTAGAACATCTATTAAAGAAGTATGATGCTTCGCAGTTTGCAATGCATTTTCATAATACGTATGGGATGGCACTTGCAAATGTAGTTAAGTCTTTAGAACACGGTATTACAACGTTTGATAGTTCTTGTGGTGGACTCGGGGGATGTCCATATGCACCGGGAGCATCAGGAAATGTTGCAACTGATGATTTAGTGCATATGCTCCATAGGTTAGGTGTCCAAACAAATATAGACGAAGAAAAGTTATTGAGAGCTAGTCAATTTATTCAAAGTAAGTTAAATATCCAATTACCGAGTCATGTGTATAGAGCGCTTCAACATAAAACGATAAGTAGGTGA
- a CDS encoding acetyl-CoA carboxylase biotin carboxyl carrier protein subunit, producing the protein MMTKVYASMAGNVWKIVVGVGDTVEEEQDVVILESMKMEIPIVAEEAGTVMKINVQEGDFVNEGDVLLEIE; encoded by the coding sequence ATGATGACGAAAGTATATGCATCGATGGCAGGAAATGTTTGGAAGATTGTTGTAGGAGTAGGAGACACAGTAGAGGAAGAGCAGGATGTCGTCATTTTGGAATCTATGAAAATGGAAATTCCAATCGTTGCAGAAGAAGCCGGAACTGTTATGAAAATAAATGTTCAAGAAGGCGATTTTGTAAATGAAGGAGATGTATTACTAGAAATTGAATAG
- a CDS encoding acetyl-CoA carboxylase biotin carboxylase subunit yields the protein MFQKILIANRGEIAVRIMKTCQKLGIRTVAIYSEADENALHVKLANEAYLVGGPRVQESYLNLEKIIEIAKKTNAEAIHPGYGLLSENPSFPIRCKEEGIVFIGPSEEIITKMGSKIESRIAMQAADVPVVPGITTNIETAEEAIEIAKQIGYPLMLKASAGGGGIGMQLMETEQTLTKAFESNKTRAQNFFGNGEMYLERYIADAHHIEIQLLADTHGNTVYLWERECSVQRRNQKVIEEAPSPFLDEGTRKAMGEVAVQAAKALGYTNAGTVEFLVDDQKNFYFLEMNTRLQVEHPVTEEITGLDLVEQQLLIASGEKLSFTQDDVKRSGHAIEARIYAEDPKTFFPSPGKITDLTLPSNIRIDHFLESNVTITPFYDPMIAKVIAHGETREEAISKLENALEELKVEGIKTNTPMLLQVLEDDVFKSGIYTTGFVTKQLVKK from the coding sequence ATGTTTCAAAAAATATTAATTGCTAATCGCGGGGAAATCGCAGTTCGAATTATGAAAACTTGTCAAAAACTTGGCATTCGTACCGTTGCTATTTATTCTGAGGCTGATGAAAATGCCCTTCATGTAAAATTGGCAAATGAAGCTTACTTAGTAGGGGGCCCACGTGTCCAAGAAAGCTATTTAAACCTTGAAAAAATTATAGAAATAGCTAAGAAGACAAATGCTGAAGCAATCCATCCAGGGTACGGATTATTATCAGAGAATCCATCTTTTCCGATTCGCTGTAAAGAAGAAGGAATCGTATTTATCGGTCCTTCAGAAGAAATCATTACTAAGATGGGAAGTAAAATTGAATCACGTATAGCAATGCAAGCAGCAGATGTACCAGTAGTTCCAGGCATTACTACAAATATAGAAACTGCTGAAGAAGCAATTGAAATTGCAAAACAAATTGGTTATCCATTAATGCTTAAGGCATCCGCGGGCGGCGGAGGCATTGGAATGCAGTTGATGGAAACTGAGCAAACGCTCACCAAAGCATTTGAAAGTAATAAAACAAGAGCGCAAAATTTCTTTGGTAACGGAGAAATGTACTTAGAACGCTATATAGCAGATGCACATCATATTGAAATTCAACTTTTAGCAGATACACATGGTAACACAGTGTATTTATGGGAACGCGAATGTTCAGTGCAGCGCCGAAATCAAAAAGTGATTGAAGAAGCGCCGTCACCATTTTTAGATGAAGGTACACGAAAAGCTATGGGAGAAGTTGCTGTACAAGCTGCTAAAGCTCTTGGTTATACAAATGCTGGTACAGTTGAGTTTCTTGTAGATGATCAAAAGAACTTTTATTTCTTAGAAATGAATACGAGATTACAAGTAGAACATCCAGTTACAGAAGAAATTACTGGATTAGATCTTGTAGAACAACAACTCCTTATCGCAAGTGGTGAGAAGTTATCATTTACACAGGATGATGTAAAACGTAGTGGTCATGCCATTGAAGCTCGTATTTATGCAGAAGATCCGAAAACATTCTTCCCATCACCTGGGAAAATTACAGATTTAACGTTACCGTCAAATATACGTATCGATCACTTTTTAGAGAGTAATGTAACGATTACACCTTTCTATGATCCAATGATTGCAAAAGTCATTGCTCATGGTGAGACTCGTGAAGAAGCAATTTCAAAATTAGAAAATGCTTTAGAGGAGTTAAAGGTTGAAGGTATTAAAACGAATACACCAATGCTACTACAAGTATTGGAAGACGATGTGTTCAAAAGTGGTATTTATACAACAGGTTTTGTAACGAAACAACTTGTTAAAAAATAA
- a CDS encoding acyl-CoA dehydrogenase yields MEFTLTREKQMIKEMVRDFAEKEIAPKAVYYDKTAEFPYETFQKMGELGLLGIPFPEEYGGSGGDTVSYALAVEEIGRACGGTGLSYAATISLGASPIYYFGTEEQKQKYLVPMASGKTLGAFGLTEPNAGSDAGGTQTKAILDGDEYVISGEKCWITNAEYANTIIVTAINGVEDNGRKRISAFIVPTTSEGLTISSPYDKMGVRASNTCEIVLDGVRVPKENILGDVNKGFKQFLYTLDGGRISIAALAVGIAQSAFERALQYAKERQQFGKTISNFQAIQFKLADMATEVELARNLVHKAAWLKDNDKPFGKEAAMAKLFASEAASRIANHAVQIHGGYGYMREYEVERYIRDAKLLEIGEGTSEIQRLVIARHLGCR; encoded by the coding sequence ATGGAATTTACTCTAACTCGCGAAAAACAAATGATTAAAGAAATGGTACGTGACTTTGCTGAAAAGGAAATCGCACCGAAAGCTGTGTATTATGACAAAACTGCAGAGTTTCCATATGAAACATTTCAAAAAATGGGCGAACTAGGATTATTAGGCATCCCATTCCCAGAAGAGTATGGAGGTTCAGGTGGCGATACAGTATCGTACGCATTAGCAGTTGAAGAAATTGGTCGTGCTTGTGGTGGTACTGGTTTAAGCTATGCTGCAACAATTTCATTAGGTGCTTCTCCAATTTATTATTTCGGTACAGAAGAACAAAAACAAAAATATTTAGTTCCAATGGCGTCAGGGAAAACATTAGGTGCTTTCGGATTAACAGAGCCAAACGCTGGATCTGATGCAGGGGGCACACAAACGAAAGCGATATTAGATGGCGATGAATATGTTATTAGTGGCGAAAAGTGTTGGATCACAAATGCAGAGTATGCAAATACAATTATTGTAACCGCTATCAACGGTGTTGAAGACAATGGTAGGAAACGTATTTCTGCATTTATCGTACCGACTACTAGTGAAGGATTAACGATTTCAAGTCCTTACGATAAGATGGGTGTTCGTGCTTCTAATACTTGTGAAATCGTACTTGATGGTGTACGTGTACCGAAAGAAAACATTCTTGGTGATGTAAATAAAGGATTTAAACAATTCTTATATACACTTGATGGAGGACGTATTTCAATTGCAGCATTAGCAGTAGGTATTGCACAATCTGCATTTGAGCGTGCATTGCAATATGCGAAAGAACGTCAACAATTTGGAAAAACGATTTCTAATTTCCAAGCGATTCAATTTAAATTGGCTGATATGGCGACTGAAGTGGAATTAGCTCGTAATTTAGTACATAAAGCAGCTTGGTTAAAAGATAACGATAAACCTTTCGGTAAAGAAGCAGCTATGGCAAAATTGTTTGCGTCTGAAGCAGCTAGTCGTATTGCGAATCATGCAGTACAAATTCATGGTGGATATGGCTATATGCGTGAATATGAAGTTGAACGATATATTCGTGATGCAAAACTTTTAGAAATTGGTGAAGGAACTTCTGAAATTCAACGTCTCGTAATTGCAAGACATTTAGGATGTAGATAA
- a CDS encoding DUF1722 domain-containing protein, with the protein MRQFAKPIIVVSKCLEFDACRYNGEVIPDITIRNLQPFVTFIPVCPEVEIGLGTPRETIRIVEKNGANMLVQPSTREDVTEKMEQFSNAFLQTLPEVDGFILKNRSPSCGTRDVKIYSGFEKGPVKGKGTGLFGGAVIKKFSYLPIEEEGRLSNFIIREHFFTRLFTIAHYKMIKHTKNIKELVAFQSDYKYLFMAYNQVKQKELGRIIANQKNETIEVVFDNYEKTLYELFMRTPRYTSNVNVCEHIFGYFKTKLKKQEKAHFLELLQKYSEKKIPLSSLLVILKTWAIRFDEKYLLRQTYFEPYPEALVEISDSGRGRDY; encoded by the coding sequence ATGCGACAATTTGCTAAACCAATAATTGTTGTAAGTAAATGTTTAGAATTTGATGCCTGTCGTTATAATGGAGAGGTCATTCCAGATATAACAATTCGAAACTTACAGCCATTTGTTACATTTATACCTGTATGTCCTGAAGTAGAAATAGGTTTAGGGACTCCTCGTGAAACGATACGTATTGTAGAAAAAAATGGTGCGAATATGCTTGTACAACCGTCAACACGAGAAGATGTAACTGAAAAAATGGAGCAATTTTCAAATGCGTTTTTACAAACATTACCTGAAGTTGACGGTTTTATTTTGAAGAATCGTTCGCCAAGTTGCGGAACTCGTGATGTGAAAATCTATTCTGGTTTTGAAAAAGGACCAGTAAAAGGAAAAGGAACTGGATTATTTGGCGGAGCAGTAATAAAAAAATTTTCGTATCTTCCAATTGAAGAAGAAGGTAGATTGTCGAATTTTATTATTAGAGAGCATTTCTTTACAAGATTGTTTACAATCGCGCATTACAAAATGATTAAACATACTAAAAACATAAAAGAACTCGTAGCGTTTCAATCAGATTATAAGTATTTATTTATGGCATATAATCAGGTGAAACAAAAAGAATTAGGGCGTATTATTGCAAATCAAAAAAATGAAACGATTGAAGTTGTATTTGACAATTATGAGAAAACTTTATATGAATTATTCATGCGTACGCCCCGCTATACATCGAATGTAAATGTATGTGAGCACATTTTTGGATATTTTAAAACAAAGCTAAAAAAACAAGAAAAAGCTCATTTTTTAGAGCTGTTACAGAAGTATTCTGAAAAGAAAATCCCACTTAGTAGTTTACTTGTAATTTTAAAAACATGGGCCATTCGATTTGATGAAAAGTATTTATTAAGACAAACATATTTCGAACCATATCCTGAAGCTTTAGTAGAAATTTCTGATTCGGGAAGAGGTAGAGATTATTAA
- a CDS encoding TetR/AcrR family transcriptional regulator: MKKDWLEELVAATNTDKRNERQMRILEAAVDMFGEKGYASTSTSEIAKRAGVAEGTIFRYYKTKKDLLFAVVMPTLTKFAAPFFVQAFAKEIFKTEYESYEVLLRVIIQNRFEFAKKHFPMIKILIQEVPFQPELKSEIQQLIETELLVRFKKLIAKFQEEGEIIELPPSSVLRLTLSAVLGLLLTRFLLLPEEKWDDEVEIENTIQFILYGLTPRR; encoded by the coding sequence ATGAAGAAGGATTGGCTGGAAGAATTAGTTGCCGCAACGAATACTGATAAACGTAATGAACGTCAAATGCGTATACTAGAGGCAGCTGTTGATATGTTTGGAGAAAAAGGGTACGCTTCAACTTCAACGAGTGAAATTGCAAAGCGAGCTGGTGTAGCGGAAGGAACAATCTTCCGCTACTATAAAACGAAAAAAGATTTATTGTTTGCAGTCGTGATGCCGACCTTAACAAAGTTTGCTGCACCATTTTTCGTACAAGCCTTTGCAAAAGAAATATTTAAAACAGAGTATGAATCGTATGAAGTGCTTTTAAGAGTAATAATTCAAAATAGATTTGAATTTGCTAAAAAGCACTTTCCAATGATAAAAATATTAATTCAAGAAGTACCATTTCAGCCCGAACTAAAAAGTGAAATACAACAATTAATAGAAACAGAACTGCTTGTACGTTTTAAAAAGCTGATTGCAAAGTTTCAAGAAGAAGGGGAAATTATTGAACTTCCACCATCTTCCGTATTACGTCTTACTTTATCAGCTGTATTAGGGTTACTCTTAACGAGGTTTTTATTATTGCCGGAAGAGAAATGGGACGATGAAGTGGAAATTGAAAATACGATTCAATTTATATTGTATGGACTAACACCACGGAGGTAA
- a CDS encoding ABC transporter permease, whose product MRVNGVVIRIIRQFFRDKRSLAMMFGAPMLLLWLLSLVFTQKDYIPNIAVVDVPAPIVKAIKNQEASIYEYSKDKAISELEKQKVDAVIHLENGKMNLLLEGSDSSKNRAVLQVLQKSTEKNNVSMMKPEVDYLHGSKDITMFDGLGPVLIGFFTFFFVFILSGVSFVRERLSGTLERLLSTPVRRWEIVVGYIIGFGIFAFIQSIIIVSFSVYILDLYVAGSIWLTLLITCMLSLTALTLGTFLSAYANNEFQMIQFIPLVIVPQVFFSGLFPMESMNTWLQMLGKLFPLTYGADAMRQVMIRNQGFTEIALDLTVLLLFSLLFAVGNVFALKKHRKI is encoded by the coding sequence ATGAGAGTTAATGGTGTAGTTATCCGTATCATTCGTCAATTTTTTCGAGATAAGCGTTCGTTAGCAATGATGTTTGGGGCACCAATGTTATTACTTTGGTTATTGTCGCTAGTATTTACACAAAAAGACTATATACCGAATATTGCTGTAGTCGATGTGCCTGCTCCTATAGTAAAAGCAATCAAAAATCAAGAAGCATCAATTTATGAATATAGTAAAGACAAAGCAATTTCGGAGTTAGAAAAGCAAAAGGTAGATGCAGTAATTCATTTAGAAAATGGAAAAATGAATCTTCTATTAGAAGGCAGTGATTCATCAAAAAACCGCGCGGTACTTCAAGTATTGCAGAAGAGTACAGAGAAGAATAATGTATCAATGATGAAGCCTGAGGTGGATTATTTACATGGCTCTAAAGACATTACGATGTTTGATGGGCTTGGTCCCGTATTAATTGGTTTCTTTACATTTTTCTTTGTATTTATATTGTCCGGAGTATCTTTTGTAAGAGAACGTTTAAGTGGTACATTAGAGAGATTATTGTCCACACCAGTGAGAAGATGGGAAATAGTTGTAGGATATATTATTGGTTTTGGAATCTTTGCATTTATACAATCTATTATAATTGTAAGTTTTTCAGTTTATATTTTAGATTTATATGTAGCTGGCTCAATATGGCTTACGCTACTTATAACATGTATGCTTTCTTTAACTGCACTAACATTAGGCACATTTTTATCGGCATACGCAAATAATGAATTTCAAATGATTCAATTTATACCGCTTGTTATCGTGCCACAAGTCTTCTTTTCTGGGTTGTTTCCAATGGAATCCATGAATACATGGTTACAAATGTTAGGTAAATTATTTCCACTCACATATGGTGCTGATGCTATGAGACAAGTAATGATTCGGAATCAAGGCTTTACAGAGATTGCATTAGATCTTACTGTATTACTACTTTTTTCACTATTATTTGCAGTAGGAAATGTATTTGCATTAAAGAAACATCGCAAAATATAA